A genome region from Babesia bigemina genome assembly Bbig001, chromosome : I includes the following:
- a CDS encoding DSHCT (NUC185) domain containing DEAD/DEAH box helicase family protein, putative codes for MDDALSMFDAFAAATTNKVSDYENEGFAKAPKFVDAAQHRLAAQVVLEKLPGGKNCTHHRLKPANYEIPDQPTGEPARTYPFTLDEFQKKSIDCLERGESVLVCAHTSAGKTAVAEYAIAMGLRDKRRIIYTSPIKALSNQKYRNLCDEFVDVGLMTGDVTLNPDASVMVMTTEILRSMLYRGSEIVQEMKWVIFDEVHYMRDAERGVVWEETIILIPQKVHLVFLSATIPNSIEFAEWICRIKNMPCNVISTDYRPTPLQHYIYAPQSNGVYLVVDDSGRFRQDAFLKAVSTLDSVEEGRRKRGRNTKDIESVVAMCHEKKFTPVIVFAFSKAECEANATAIRTLDMTDEAEKNLITEIYQNAMATLADDDRTLPQAVFMLPLLRKGVGIHHGGLLPIIKEIIEILFQEGLIKVLFSTETFSMGVNMPARCVVFTSLNKWDGQTNRLITSGEYIQMAGRAGRRGLDEHGLVIIMMEKGIKPEEAKSIFMGKANRLDSSFHLGYNMLLNLIRIENTTPEFLIERSFLQFQRDTNARSYQRELLAVRKEMEEKKALLRHEDLLELTNVHALRKEIADKKDAVGRLVSKDLRMLNFLNFGRLVKLENEGHVWEWGIVFATPKVKVNRSTYEKQKFYIVDCLVLCDRASVSGNKREAPLPTSDVADGLFVVVPFSIDCVKEISQIRMQVQQDFRVNSELSQMHMRAKYTQLLEYLKTLPSVPMLDPVEHIKIDTPEMKGLLSQITDLEKRLSGCKVLASGDYETKYNLFMDYVKSQTKEREVLRQIEMSNQIVMKEDLRHMKAVLKELNYVDENGVVTIKGNVACEINATDELVVAEMFLRNFFENMEPEYICASLSCLVVDEKKEDKLPSDLKLVEAFKKIQEIAREIATVMAAKHLDVNVEDFVKKFKPAMMTVVLRWAKGHSFTEVMAESNLFEGSVIRCVRRLEELLRQLACTSRNIGNLQMEQTFVTCIKKLKKGIIFTSSLYL; via the exons ATGGATGACGCGCTGAGTATGTTCGACGCCTTCGCGGCCGCTACCACCAACAAGGTCTCCGACTATGAAAACGAGGGGTTCGCCAAGGCTCCAAAGTTCGTGGATGCTGCCCAGCACCGGCTGGCTGCGCAGGTCGTCCTGGAGAAGCTTCCCGGTGGCAAGAACTGCACTCACCATAGGCTGAAGCCAGCGAACTATGAGATCCCGGATCAGCCCACGGGGGAGCCTGCGCGCACGTATCCCTTCACGCTTGACGAGTTCCAGAAGAAGTCCATTGACTGTCTGGAGCGAGGGGAAAGTGTCCTTGTCTGTGCCCACACCTCCGCCGGAAAGACGGCCGTGGCCGAGTACGCCATTGCAATGGGCCTCCGCGACAAGAGGCGCATCATATACACGAGCCCTATCAAGGCCCTGAGCAACCAGAAGTACCGGAACTTGTGCGACGAGTTCGTCGACGTCGGGCTGATGACGGGAGACGTGACGCTGAACCCCGACGCCTCCGTCATGGTCATGACCACCGAGATTCTGAGGTCCATGTTGTACAGAGGCAGCGAAATCGTGCAGGAAATGAAGTGGGTTATTTTCGACGAGGTGCACTACATGCGCGACGCCGAAAGAGGTGTCGTCTGGGAGGAGACCATCATCCTCATACCCCAAAAGGTGCACCTGGTGTTCCTGTCAGCAACGATACCCAATTCTATCGAGTTCGCCGAGTGGATCTGCAGAATCAAGAACATGCCGTGCAACGTCATTTCCACGGATTACCGTCCCACTCCTCTGCAGCACTACATATATGCGCCGCAGTCAAACGGGGTCTACCTCGTCGTGGATGATTCTGGCAGGTTCAGGCAGGATGCGTTCCTGAAAGCTGTAAGCACGCTGGACTCCGTGGAGGAGGGCAGGCGCAAAAGGGGCCGCAACACGAAGGACATCGAGTCGGTCGTTGCCATGTGCCACGAGAAAAAATTCACGCCGGTAATCGTGTTCGCCTTCTCCAAAGCCGAGTGCGAGGCTAATGCGACGGCTATCAGGACTCTCGACATGACTGACGAGGCGGAGAAGAACCTCATCACCGAAATATACCAAAATGCAATGGCGACCCTTGCCGATGACGACCGGACGTTGCCGCAGGCGGTATTCATGCTACCGCTGCTCAGGAAGGGGGTGGGCATTCACCACGGAGGGCTGCTGCCGATTATAAAGGAGATCATAGAAATTCTGTTCCAAGAGGGCCTTATCAAGGTTCTCTTCAGCACTGAAACGTTCTCCATGGGGGTCAACATGCCGGCGAGATGCGTTGTGTTCACCAGTCTCAACAAGTGGGATGGCCAGACCAACCGGCTCATCACGTCTGGCGAGTACATTCAGATGGCCGGGCGTGCAGGCAGGCGCGGTCTGGATGAGCATGGGCTGGTCATTATCATGATGGAGAAGGGGATAAAGCCCGAGGAAGCTAAATCCATATTCATGGGAAAGGCCAATAGGTTGGACAGCTCGTTCCACTTGGGCTACAATATGCTGCTGAACCTCATCCGCATCGAAAACACCACGCCGGAGTTTCTGATCGAACGGTCGTTCCTGCAGTTCCAGAGGGACACCAACGCAAGAAGCTACCAGAGGGAGCTCTTAGCCGTGAGGAAGGAAATGGAGGAAAAGAAGGCGTTGCTGAGGCATGAGGACCTGCTGGAACTCACAAACGTCCACGCATTGCGCAAGGAAATAGCCGACAAAAAGGACGCCGTCGGCCGCCTCGTCTCCAAAGATTTGCGGATGCTGAACTTCCTGAATTTCGGCCGGCTGGTGAAGCTCGAGAATGAGGGCCACGTCTGGGAATGGGGCATAGTGTTCGCGACGCCCAAGGTCAAGGTAAACAGGAGCACCTACGAAAAGCAGAAGTTCTACATTGTGGACTGTTTGGTTCTGTGCGATCGTGCAAGCGTCAGCGGGAACAAAAGGGAGGCGCCATTGCCGACGTCAGATGTCGCCGACGGCCTGTTCGTCGTAGTGCCGTTCTCGATAGACTGCGTCAAGGAAATAAGCCAAATAAGGATGCAGGTGCAGCAGGACTTCAGGGTCAACAGCGAACTTTCCCAAATGCACATGCGAGCGAAATACACACAGCTCCTGGAGTACCTGAAGACACTGCCGTCGGTGCCGATGTTGGACCCCGTGGAACACATCAAAATCGACACCCCCGAGATGAAGGGGCTGCTCAGCCAAATCACCGACCTCGAAAAACGTCTGAGTGGCTGCAAGGTGCTCGCCAGCGGCGACTATGAAACGAAGTACAATCTGTTCATGGACTACGTTAAGAGCCAAACCAAGGAAAGGGAAGTGCTGCGCCAGATCGAGATGTCCAATCAAATCGTCATGAAGGAGGATTTGCGACACATGAAGGCGGTGCTGAAAGAGCTCAACTATGTTGATGAAAACGGCGTCGTCACGATAAAGGGTAACGTCGCGTGCGAAATTAACGCAACAGACGAGCTGGTTGTAGCGGAAATGTTTTTGCGAAACTTTTTCGAAAACATGGAGCCCGAGTACATCTGTGCCTCCCTTAGCTGTCTCGTCGTTGACGAAAAGAAGGAGGACAAGCTGCCGAGCGATCTAAAGCTTGTGGAAGCATTCAAGAAGATTCAG GAAATAGCTCGTGAAATCGCGACAGTAATGGCAGCAAAGCATCTGGATGTGAACGTCGAGGATTTCGTAAAGAAATTCAAGCCGGCTATGATGACGGTGGTCCTCAGGTGGGCGAAGGGGCACTCGTTCACCGAGGTGATGGCGGAATCGAACCTGTTCGAGGGTTCAGTCATCCGATGCGTGAG GCGTctggaggagctgctgagGCAGCTGGCATGTACTTCGCGTAACATAGGCAACCTGCAGATGGAGCAGACGTTCGTGACGTGCATCAAGAAATTAAAGAAAGGCATCATTTTCACGTCGTCACTATATTTGTAA